The genome window AGTTGGTGACAGCCCACAGCGCGAGCACTGGATAATGATCACGCTCGGCGACCTGCGGATACACTTCATTGACGACGGCGTGACTCACGTCGACGCCGGGGGCGCGTTCGGGCTGGTGCCACGTGTCTTGTGGTCACACTACTTGCAGCCGGACGACGACAATCGCGTGCCGATGATGAACCTTAACCTGCTGGTCGAAACGGGCGGGCGCAAGATCGTGATCGACACCGGGTTGGGCCGCAAGCTGGACGCGAAGGCGCTTGCCAACTGGCGCTTTGAACGCCCGCGCGGCGACCTGATCGACGCGCTGGCGCGTCTCGGCGTTCAGCCGGCGGACATCGACCTCGTGATCGACACGCACCTGCATTCCGACCACTGCGGCGGAAATACGGTGCTCGATGAGGTTGGCAACGTCCGGCCGGCGTTCCCGAATGCCGAATACGTTGTACAGCGCCGCGAATACGAAGACGCGATCCGCCCGAACGAACGCACTGCCGCCACTTACCTGTTGTATAACTACGAGCCGTTGTATAAGTCCGGCCAGCTTCGGCTGTTGGACGGCGACGTCGAATTGGCGCCGGGCGTGACGGGTCACATCACGCGCGGGCACACGCCGGGCCATATGTCGGTGCGGTTGGAAGGCGGCGGCAAGCACGTGCTGTTCGTATGCGACATGGCGAGCTATGCGGTGCACTTCGAACGGCTGGCGTGGATGACCGCGTATGATGTCGAGCCGCTGGTGACGCTAGAGACCAAGCGCCGCTGGCAGCAGTGGGCGCTGGAGACCAACGCGCTCCTGATCTTTCCGCACGACACGCAGCGCCCGGCGGGCAGGCTGGCGGAAGACCCCAAAGGCAAGATGCACATCGTGCCGGAGCCGGTCGAGTTCGCATAAGAGCGACGTCGGAAATATCAAGTGATGCGTGCCGAGAAACCTGCGCCCAGCCTGCGAACGTAAGCCCAGTTCGCGCTATACTGGGATGGACGTGCCTGAACAGGGGTGGTGACGACCATGAACCCGATCAGTCAGATCTCGCGCTATGCACTAATCGCTGTGATTTGGCTCGGCGTGCTGATCTTCAGCATGGGGATGACCGC of Candidatus Flexicrinis affinis contains these proteins:
- a CDS encoding MBL fold metallo-hydrolase; this translates as MITLGDLRIHFIDDGVTHVDAGGAFGLVPRVLWSHYLQPDDDNRVPMMNLNLLVETGGRKIVIDTGLGRKLDAKALANWRFERPRGDLIDALARLGVQPADIDLVIDTHLHSDHCGGNTVLDEVGNVRPAFPNAEYVVQRREYEDAIRPNERTAATYLLYNYEPLYKSGQLRLLDGDVELAPGVTGHITRGHTPGHMSVRLEGGGKHVLFVCDMASYAVHFERLAWMTAYDVEPLVTLETKRRWQQWALETNALLIFPHDTQRPAGRLAEDPKGKMHIVPEPVEFA